The genomic region AGGTTTATCAGGAAACTTGTGACCGTGCGGGTCTTGTTGATTTTGCTGAATTGTTGTTGCGCGCCCATGAGCTGTGGCTCAATAACCCGCTATTACTTGAGCACTATCAACGTCGTTTTAGCCGTATTCTTGTCGATGAATTCCAAGATACGAATGCGATTCAGTATGCGTGGCTTAGCATGTTGGCGCAAAAGCATGGCAATATGATGATTGTTGGCGATGATGACCAATCGATTTATGGTTGGCGTGGTGCCAAAATTGAAAATATTCAAAAGTTTATTAATGACTTTGATGCTAAAACGATTCGCCTTGAACAAAATTATCGTTCTACGGCGAATATTCTTAATGCGGCCAATGCTTTAATTGGTAATAACAATAATCGTTTAGGTAAAGATCTTTGGACCGATGGTGAGCAGGGCGAAACCATTTCGGTATATACCGCTTTTAATGAGTTAGATGAAGCTCGCTTTGTTGCCGCGCGCATTAAGCAATGGCTTGATGATGGTCATTCTCTTGATGACGTCGCATTACTGTACCGCTCTAATGCGCAATCTCGTTTGCTTGAAGAGGCGTTATTGCAAGCGCAATTACCTTACCGTATCTACGGCGGTCTGCGCTTCTTTGAACGTCAAGAAATTAAAGACGCGCTAGCCTATTTACGAGTAATTAATAATCGCAATGACGACGCCTCATTTGAACGTGTCATCAACACACCGACACGCGGTATTGGCAATCAAACCTTAACCAATATTCGTGATTGTGCTCGTAGCCAAGGCTCGACAATGTGGGCTGCTTGTAAACACATGTTAGCCCAAAATGAGCTGACGGCGCGTGCCGCTAAGTCGTTACAAACCTTTGTTGATTTAATTGATGCGCTTGAAGATGATATCCGAGATTTAAACCTTGATGAACAAGCGAAAAAGGTTATTCACAATACTGGCTTGCATGCGATGTATCAGGCTGAAAAAGGTGAAAAAGCTGCCGCTAGAATTGAAAACTTAAATGAATTAGTTACCGCGTGTTCAACATTTGAACCCAATGATGATGAGCAAGAGATGACGCCTCTAACGGCGTTTTTGACCCATGCAGCATTAGAAGCTGGGGAATCGCAAGCCGATGACTACGAAGCGGCTGTGCAGCTTATGACCTTGCACTCGGCAAAAGGGTTAGAGTTCCCACTGGTGTTTATGGTTGGTATGGAGGAAGGTATGTTCCCGTCTCAGCAATCGAGTGAAGACATTACTCGCTTGGAAGAAGAGCGTCGACTTTGTTATGTCGGTATGACTCGCGCCATGCAAAAACTGTATTTAACCCACGCTGAAACTCGTCGCTTATACGGTCAAGAAAAGTATCATAGACAAAGCCGCTTTTTAAAAGAAATCCCTGATCAGTACTTAGATGAAATTCGCATGCGTAATCAGGTGACTAAGCCGAAAACAACGGGTCGCTTTAGCAATACGATTTCTCTAGATACCTTCGCTGACACCGGTTTTAAGCTTGGCCAGCGGGTTCAACACGCTAAATTTGGTGAAGGTGTTGTATTAAACTTCGAAGGGGCAGGGAAGCAAGCGCGTGTTCAAGTTAATTTTGCCGAGGCTGGTAGTAAGTGGTTGGTTGTCGCTTACGCAAATTTGCAACCGCTGTAAACTATTTTAGATAAGCTGCTACAAAGGAAGGCCTATATGCGATAAAGCATGTAGGCCTTTTTTATGCCTTGATGACGAATTACCAATAAATTGGCGGGTAATTGCGATTTGTATAATCTGAAAAGAAGGTATAGGGTAAATAAACATTATCAATAGAATGCAACTGCTCACGATAGCCTCGTATTATCAGTAAATAGAGAGCTCGTGAAATGCATCGATTGGATACCGGATGAATCTATTTAGCGTTTACCAAAAATGCCTTAAAAATGCAGGGCTCAGCGAGCCTTGCCTGATTGTAGACCAGCAAAAGCTGCAAGCGAATATCCGCAAGCTGAAGCAAAATGTTGGCGAGAAAGCGGTGCGTTTAGTTGTGAAGTCGTTGCCATCGATTCCGCTATTGCAATTTGCTAGTGAGCGTTTAGGCACCAATCGCTTTATGTGTTTTCAAAAGCCCTTTGTACTGTCTATCCTAGAGCACTTTGATGATGCAGACATCATGCTCGGCAAACCATTACCGACAAATGCGGTAGAGAGTATCGTGCAAACGCTTATCGACAACGGCGATGCTAAGCGTTTGGATTGTATCCATTGGCTTGTGGATGATCTTCAGCGTTGTCAGCAATTATTGATGGTGGCAAGAAAACACAATATTCGTTTACGGGTCGCGATTGAACTGGATATTGGTATGCATCGCGGTGGTGTTGATAAGCCAGAGCAACTGACCGAACTCGTCAACTGTATAAACGCTAATCGCAAGCAATTACAATTGTCTGGCTTAAGTGGCTACGATGCCCATGTTGGCAAAGCATTTTGGCCGTTTATCGATGCACAACAGGAATTCGCTAAAGCGAATAATCGCTACCAACAATTTATCGATGCATTGGCCGATGATGCCGATAAGTTAATCTTTAACGGTGGTGGCTCACTTACCCATACGTTGCATAAAAACTCATGTTGCAACGAAATCAGCGTAGGTTCGGTTTTATTAAAACCTGCCGACTTTAATACACAACTATTACAAGATTATGAAAATGCATGTTTTATTGCAACGCCTGTGATTAAACGTTTGCCTGGGGTAACCGTGCCGTTTCTGCCAGACAAGTTTAATAAACTGCTTTATCAAGACTTCGACAGTATTTTTCTCTATGGCGGCCGTTGGTTAGCTCAGCCTATGTACCCAGATCTAAGAGCTTCTCGGTTATATGGTTTAAGTGCCAGTCAGCAACTGATGTTGGTCGCAAAATCAGACAAGCTTGCGGTTGATGACATGGTGTTCTTTTTACCTACGCGTACTGAGTCAATTCTATTGCAGTTTGGCTGTATGGTGGTGCTCGCTGAAGACAAGCAAATGCGGGTCAGTGGTTGTTGGCCGGTGTTGCATCAAGGTGGTAAGGTCGATACAGAGCGGCGTACCCAAAGACAACGCAGTCGGCAGAAAAACGAGGTAGACGAGGAGCTGCGGGCTCGCGATGTTGTCATTGAGCAGACTAGGCGTTAGCGCTTAGGTTACCAGCCTGCTCTATAATCTCAATTAATGGGGTTATAACGGTGCCGCGCTTTTTCTCTTTTTACGCTTACGCAAAGAATCAACGCTATAAACCACTAATGCACCCCAAATAAAGGCAAAGGTGAGCATTTTTTCAAACACTAATTGTTCTTGATACAAGGTAATGGCAAGAACAAACATGATACTTGGACCAATGTATTGGAAAAAACCCATGGTGGTCAACGGCAAGCGTTTTGCGGCAGCGGTAAAAAACAGTAAAGGTGCAGTGGTTACTGCGCCAGCTGCAATCAAGGTGACATTTAACGATGCACTATTTTCCAGCATGTTGGCACTGCCGGAATCGATAAATAACAACCAGTAGAGCAGAGCAAATGGCAACATCCACGCCGATTCAATAAGTAGTCCCGGCATAGAGTCAACCGGCCGTTTTTTACGAAGAAGACCGTAAATGCCAAAAGTCGACGCTAATGCCAAAGCGATATAAGGTACTGTCCCTAAACTAAACAGTTGAATAACGACACCAGTACAAGCAAGCACAACAGCAATGCCTTGCCACTTG from Thalassotalea sp. Sam97 harbors:
- the uvrD gene encoding DNA helicase II — encoded protein: MDVSELLDSLNDKQRDAVAAPADNLLVLAGAGSGKTRVLVHRIAWLMQVEQVSPHSILAVTFTNKAAAEMRGRVEQAVGGNVHGMWVGTFHGLAHRLLRLHFQEANLPQSFQVLDSDDQLRLIKRVIRSLQLDEKKWPAKQAMWYINGKKDEGLRPQHIDGQFDPTEQTFIKIYQVYQETCDRAGLVDFAELLLRAHELWLNNPLLLEHYQRRFSRILVDEFQDTNAIQYAWLSMLAQKHGNMMIVGDDDQSIYGWRGAKIENIQKFINDFDAKTIRLEQNYRSTANILNAANALIGNNNNRLGKDLWTDGEQGETISVYTAFNELDEARFVAARIKQWLDDGHSLDDVALLYRSNAQSRLLEEALLQAQLPYRIYGGLRFFERQEIKDALAYLRVINNRNDDASFERVINTPTRGIGNQTLTNIRDCARSQGSTMWAACKHMLAQNELTARAAKSLQTFVDLIDALEDDIRDLNLDEQAKKVIHNTGLHAMYQAEKGEKAAARIENLNELVTACSTFEPNDDEQEMTPLTAFLTHAALEAGESQADDYEAAVQLMTLHSAKGLEFPLVFMVGMEEGMFPSQQSSEDITRLEEERRLCYVGMTRAMQKLYLTHAETRRLYGQEKYHRQSRFLKEIPDQYLDEIRMRNQVTKPKTTGRFSNTISLDTFADTGFKLGQRVQHAKFGEGVVLNFEGAGKQARVQVNFAEAGSKWLVVAYANLQPL
- a CDS encoding alanine racemase, whose protein sequence is MNLFSVYQKCLKNAGLSEPCLIVDQQKLQANIRKLKQNVGEKAVRLVVKSLPSIPLLQFASERLGTNRFMCFQKPFVLSILEHFDDADIMLGKPLPTNAVESIVQTLIDNGDAKRLDCIHWLVDDLQRCQQLLMVARKHNIRLRVAIELDIGMHRGGVDKPEQLTELVNCINANRKQLQLSGLSGYDAHVGKAFWPFIDAQQEFAKANNRYQQFIDALADDADKLIFNGGGSLTHTLHKNSCCNEISVGSVLLKPADFNTQLLQDYENACFIATPVIKRLPGVTVPFLPDKFNKLLYQDFDSIFLYGGRWLAQPMYPDLRASRLYGLSASQQLMLVAKSDKLAVDDMVFFLPTRTESILLQFGCMVVLAEDKQMRVSGCWPVLHQGGKVDTERRTQRQRSRQKNEVDEELRARDVVIEQTRR
- the rarD gene encoding EamA family transporter RarD is translated as MQPTSEHKTGVINAICAYSLWGIAPIYFKLLSSVSAAEILVHRIVWSFVLLLVIILAMGNWSKVRAIYREPKKLGYLLLTSAILACNWLIFIWSVNNGYILEASLGYYINPLLSVALAVLFLGERLTKWQGIAVVLACTGVVIQLFSLGTVPYIALALASTFGIYGLLRKKRPVDSMPGLLIESAWMLPFALLYWLLFIDSGSANMLENSASLNVTLIAAGAVTTAPLLFFTAAAKRLPLTTMGFFQYIGPSIMFVLAITLYQEQLVFEKMLTFAFIWGALVVYSVDSLRKRKKRKSAAPL